One Nicotiana tabacum cultivar K326 chromosome 23, ASM71507v2, whole genome shotgun sequence genomic window, AAAGCTTTGACATATTATCATCTTGGTTAAATTTTTGAGTGCCTTTACAGTAttatctttatttctttcctcTCTATATGTGTTTGCAATTAAGTTCCTAATATTTTTACTTGTAGTGGGATTTATGAGATGTTAGCACTAATTTTTATTAAAGAAAGTATAAAGGTTTTACAAAAACTTTTGGAATGGACTGAACTTTGATGGAGTAAATGAACAAAGAGGTGTTTTTTTAAAGCTTTCTGCTATATTTCCTACTCTGAAGCTCTGTTGGAAGTATCCATATTATCAAATAGGTTGTTTGATGTTTGCTTCTTGAAGTATTTTGTcatgttaattttttttagtgAAGTCACGTATTAGATACAACTAGTAAAGTTGTTCGCGCTTCGCGCAATTATAAAAAACCGGAACACAACATTTTAGCTAATGTTTTCTTTTGCTCCTATTTGTATTTCCTTCACAcacttctattttttctttttggtaagaaaaaattatattaccagggaaaatatctttaaatgatgtTCCAAACCCCCTAAAGTTGGACATACAACCCCAACTTTAGTAAAACAAACTCTACACCTTACTATCAAGTTCTACCAAATTACTATCAGTTACTAACAGAGATCTACAATCTATATTAGTTAGCACCTTACAGCTGCTTCAACTAATTAGGGATAGAAATTAAGACTTTGTGAAGCTCCAACCAATCTTGGTTTGCAATTGCTTCTAATGTATGTCTTGGATAATTGTCTTCACTATTAGTGTCACATATctacttttattttgaaaaatcctttGATTCCTCTCCTGCTACATGTAATATATGCTCCCAGCTAATGCCATTCCGTAGATTTCTACTTTAGCAGAGTTTTCATATGCATGAGCTCTAACCCATTCTATCTCATCTTGCCACCTTAAAGCACTCCTTGTTATGCCCAGCCATTGTAGAATTCTCTGCCAGATAGTTGATGCCACAATACACTGCAATACACTGGAAGAACAAGTGTTGTATACTTTCATCCACATCGATACATAGCGGACACAATGGATTACAGTTAACCCCCCATCTCGTTAACCTATCTTTCGTAGCTAATCTACCATTAAGTGCCAGCTACTGGATAAACATCCATCTAGGACTTTGGTTATTGCACATCAATTTTCTCCAGTGGACCTTGGGAAAATCATTCCTCAACCATACATAAACTTTTCTAATTGAGAACATTTCCAGTTCTAATAGTTGCTCCAGAGTTAGTCGTGTTCCTTCCACATACTTCTTTGATTGTAGTATCTTTTGAGTGAGCCACGACGCATGTGTTGTGCTTATCTCCCAGACTGCTTTCCCTTTATTGTAGTACATATGTATCCATTTTATCAACAActtgtctttcttttttcatAGGTTCCAAAAATGCTTTAGGATTGCTGCTCTATTCCAGGTATAGATGTCTGTGATGTTAAGGCCGCCAGCTGCCTTTGGGAGGCTGAGCTTTTCCCAGGCTATTAGTGCCCTTTTGGAACATTCTACATTACTAGTCCAAAGGAACTTCCTGCACACAGCTTCAATGACATGCACAATCTTCTTTAGTAAAATGAAAACTTATGACCAGAAGTTTTGGATGGCAATCAGCACAGTTCTGTCAGTTGCAATCTACTAGAGTATGGCAGGACTTTTGCTGTCCAAGTAGTTATTCTCCCTAGCATCTTGTCGATCAATGGTTGATACTTCCCTATGGATAATCTTTTAGAGCTCAAGGAAACTCCAAGATATCTGAAAGGTAGTGTTCCAGTAGGAAAGCCTAGAAGCTGAGTAATCTCCTGCTGAACCTTAGCTGGGATACCACCAAAATATATGGAACTCTTTCCCTGATTAGCCACCAGGCCTGAGGCCAAGGAAAACTTCTGAAAGCATTCAAATACCATTTGAGCATATAGTACATCACCTCTACAGAATAGCAGTAAATCATCAGCAAATCCTAGTTGGATGATATTCAGTTTTGCACATCTCGGATGAAAATTGAAGTCTGGCTTGTCTTTAAGAGATTTAAGGCTCCTGCTAAGGTACTCCATTACTAGTACGAAGAGATAATGTGAAAGTGGATCACCCTGTCTCATTCCTCTTTTAGCAGCATAGGGTATAGAGTGTTTGCCATTTATGAAAATTGAATAGGAGACAGTTGAAACACAGGCCATAATCTACTTTACAAAGATGGTAGGGAAATTTAGACCTTCAAGAACTTGTTCTAAGAAGACCCATTCCACTGAGTCATAGGCTTTTTGCATGTCAACCTTGAGCATGCATCTAGGTGATACCCCTTTTCGGCCATAACCTTTTACTAGCTCGTGACTGAGGATTATGTTATCTGTTAGGACTCTTCCAGGTACAATGCAGCTTGACTATTATCAATTAGGGCATCTATGGTTCCCTGTAATCTATGAGTGAGCATTTTAGAGATTATTTTATAGATAATGGTACAACATGATATATGTCTATACTCCCTAATCGAGGAGGGGGTCTTAACCTTAGGAACCAGTGTCACTGAAGTGCAGTTGATAGGTTTGTACATTTCTGAGGTTTCAAAAAAGTTTAATATAGAATTTGTGACCTCAGTACCAATTATAGGCCAAGCCTTTTTGAAAAAGTATGAGTTGAATCCATCTATCCCAGGTGCTTTCAAATCATCAATGCTTTGTAGTGCTTGATAAACCTCTTCTCTTGAGAAAGGCTGAATGAGTTGTTTCTATTGATCTCTATTCAAAGTTGCGCCCCTCTGTAGTAGCTCAGGTTGTATGGCTGGTAGTGAAGAACTAGTAGTGCCCAGTAAGTTCTTATAGAATTGTAGGATTTcatcttctatctctttatcTTTTTGAGCTAGTCCACCAGTTGTTAGAGAACTGATATGGTTTTGTGCCCTCCTATGCTTCATGCTAGCAAATAAATAGGCAGTATTTGAATCTCCCAACTTGAGCCATTGTGCTCTAGACTTTTGTTTATAGATACTCTCCTCTATTAAGTCCCATTTTTCAAGTTCTAGCTTTAGCTCTCCTTCCATCTCAAACACGTCAGCATTATGACCATAATCTCTCATTTGCTCTTGCACttcttttaaattatttcttatgCTCTGTATCTTTTCTGTCACCCCCACAAATTCTTTCATGCTCAGTGTCTTCATGCTCTGCATGACTTGGTTCAATTTGAACCATACTCCATACATATCATCTGTATTATTACTATTCCAGGCCTCTGTAATTAGCTCCTCGAATTTGGGATGAGTTGCTAGGCAGTTTAGAAATCTGAATGGTTTTGTTCCCTTCCTCATCTGTTTCCCTAACTCAAAACTTAATGGAGAGTGATCTGAGAAATATGGGTCAAGTACATGCACAGGTACAGGGGGCATAGTAGTCATCCATATAGCATTGACCAAAGCTCTGTCGATTTTACTGTAGACATGGCTATTGGTTCAAGTAAAAGTCCTACCAGTTGTCTACAATTCATGTATACCGGTGTTATCTATGAATTCTCTAAAATCCTTTATTTCATTGTCATGAACCTCAGTACCATGTTTTCTGTCTTGTACATCTAGGATGGTATTGAAGTCTCCCATAATCAGCCAGGCATCTTGCATTCCTCTTTCCAAAGTTCTCAAATGAGTCCATAGTTCCTTCCTATCATGTATGGTATGCAGACCATAAACAACAGTGAATTGGAATTGGACATTAGTTTTAAGGCAGGTAATACCAATCTGAATGTATTGTATATAGATGTTTAGTATATTGACTGTGACAATATTAGGATCCCATATGATCCATATATGACCCCTAGTATCCGCAGATGCATTGGTTATCCAGCCCCATCCAGGTACCACTTTATTTACTAATTGGACAGCTTTACTTGCATTTACTCTGCTCAATAATAGCTAACAAACTAACTTTATT contains:
- the LOC142177237 gene encoding putative mitochondrial protein AtMg01250 codes for the protein MACVSTVSYSIFINGKHSIPYAAKRGMRQGDPLSHYLFVLVMEYLSRSLKSLKDKPDFNFHPRCAKLNIIQLGFADDLLLFCRGDVLYAQMVFECFQKFSLASGLVANQGKSSIYFGGIPAKVQQEITQLLGFPTGTLPFRYLGVSLSSKRLSIGKYQPLIDKMLGRITTWTAKVLPYSSRLQLTELC